In Carnobacterium sp. CP1, the following are encoded in one genomic region:
- a CDS encoding Mur ligase family protein, with amino-acid sequence MSIRNAFAIMVGKTTRWGLHTFFKGGSSYPGMITQKLDPTVLGALSKDYEVVIVTGTNGKTLTTALTYQVLKQKYPDIITNPTGANMLQGIISTFLQHHSYTKNDKKKVAILEVDEASLVHVTKYVKPKAIVFTNVFRDQMDRYGEIYTTYQLMVDGAALAPDALIVSNGDAPIFNSKETVNKRVYFGFDHLPDGEMQAHYNTDGVLCPQCHHILHYKFISYSNLGKYYCPHCGFKRPELTYRMTDIMKMDHQSSRFVIDGEPFEIMIGGQYNIYNALAAYSIGRIFDVTPDEIRTGFQSAKRVFGRQEIINIDDKEITVNLVKNPVGLNQVLDMIARDPEPFSLVSILNANAADGTDVSWIWDADYESITDMNIKQITVSGERVEDIKIRLEVAGVPEEDLQVVPGIADLITSFKNAPTKKIHVLATYTAVLQLRKELANQHYIEGGM; translated from the coding sequence TTGAGTATACGTAACGCATTTGCCATTATGGTAGGAAAAACAACTAGATGGGGTCTCCACACATTTTTTAAAGGTGGAAGCAGTTATCCTGGAATGATCACTCAAAAACTTGATCCGACCGTTTTAGGCGCTTTATCAAAAGACTATGAAGTTGTTATTGTAACAGGAACAAACGGAAAGACTTTGACCACTGCTCTGACTTATCAAGTGTTAAAACAAAAATACCCAGATATTATTACAAATCCGACTGGTGCCAACATGCTGCAAGGAATCATTTCGACTTTTTTGCAACACCATTCTTACACTAAAAATGACAAGAAAAAAGTGGCGATTTTGGAAGTAGACGAAGCTAGCTTAGTGCACGTCACTAAATACGTCAAACCAAAAGCAATCGTTTTCACCAACGTTTTCCGCGACCAGATGGATCGTTATGGAGAAATTTACACTACGTATCAATTGATGGTAGATGGTGCAGCATTAGCGCCAGATGCTTTAATTGTCAGCAACGGCGACGCACCTATCTTTAATTCGAAAGAAACCGTTAATAAACGCGTTTATTTTGGCTTTGATCACTTACCAGATGGAGAAATGCAGGCTCATTATAATACTGATGGAGTTCTTTGTCCTCAATGCCATCATATTTTGCATTACAAGTTTATTTCTTACAGCAACTTAGGGAAGTACTACTGCCCGCATTGTGGGTTTAAACGTCCAGAACTAACTTATCGCATGACCGATATCATGAAAATGGATCATCAGTCTTCTCGTTTCGTGATCGATGGTGAACCTTTTGAAATTATGATCGGCGGTCAGTACAACATCTACAATGCTTTAGCAGCTTATAGTATTGGACGCATTTTCGATGTCACGCCTGATGAGATCCGCACAGGGTTTCAATCTGCCAAACGAGTTTTCGGCCGTCAAGAGATCATTAACATCGATGACAAAGAAATCACAGTCAACTTAGTCAAAAACCCGGTTGGTTTGAACCAAGTACTCGATATGATTGCTCGTGATCCTGAACCTTTTTCATTGGTTTCGATTTTAAACGCAAACGCTGCAGATGGAACCGATGTTAGCTGGATATGGGACGCAGATTATGAAAGCATCACGGATATGAATATCAAACAAATCACTGTCAGCGGCGAACGTGTTGAGGATATCAAAATTCGTTTAGAAGTCGCGGGTGTTCCTGAAGAAGATTTACAGGTCGTTCCTGGCATTGCTGATTTGATCACTAGTTTCAAAAATGCACCTACTAAGAAAATCCATGTATTAGCAACTTATACAGCTGTCTTGCAACTGCGTAAAGAACTTGCCAATCAGCATTATATTGAAGGAGGCATGTAA
- the upp gene encoding uracil phosphoribosyltransferase encodes MGKFHVINHPLIQHKVTILRNKETGTKDFREAVNEIARLMAYEVSRDMPLQDVEIETPLVKTTQKHLAGKKVAIIPILRAGLGMVDGILDLIPAAKVGHVGMYRDHETLEAVEYFIKLPTDIQDRQLFVVDPMLATGASAIAAIEALKKRGASSIKFVCIVAAPEGVKALEEAHPDVDIYTAALDEKLDENGYILPGLGDAGDRLFGTL; translated from the coding sequence ATGGGCAAATTTCATGTTATAAACCATCCGTTGATCCAACACAAAGTTACGATCCTTCGTAACAAAGAGACCGGGACCAAAGATTTTAGAGAAGCTGTGAATGAAATTGCGCGCTTAATGGCTTATGAAGTTTCAAGAGACATGCCATTACAAGATGTTGAAATCGAAACGCCTTTAGTTAAAACGACTCAAAAACACTTAGCAGGTAAAAAAGTTGCGATTATTCCAATTTTAAGAGCCGGTTTAGGTATGGTCGATGGTATTTTAGATTTGATTCCAGCAGCAAAAGTTGGACACGTAGGAATGTACCGTGATCACGAAACCTTAGAAGCTGTTGAGTACTTTATTAAATTACCAACAGACATTCAAGACCGTCAATTATTTGTTGTCGATCCTATGTTGGCAACCGGTGCTTCTGCCATCGCTGCTATTGAAGCTCTAAAAAAACGCGGAGCAAGCTCGATTAAATTCGTTTGTATTGTTGCCGCTCCAGAAGGCGTGAAAGCTTTAGAAGAAGCTCACCCGGATGTAGACATCTATACAGCAGCATTAGATGAAAAATTAGATGAAAATGGCTATATTTTACCAGGTTTAGGCGATGCTGGTGACCGTTTATTCGGAACGCTATAA
- the atpF gene encoding F0F1 ATP synthase subunit B translates to MFNQLVLGATTAGDTIVVLVSFLLLMILLKKFAWKPLMSIMEKREQTIASNIENAEIAKNEAERLAAERQEKLDKTRAEAATVLNKAKASAESTEKELLAAAQQEVLRLKMDAKKEIENERQMALASVRHDVSSLSIQIAEKLINKELTNEGHAELIDQYIERLADTNEIK, encoded by the coding sequence ATGTTCAACCAGTTAGTTTTAGGAGCAACAACTGCCGGGGATACAATTGTTGTACTAGTATCGTTTTTACTCTTGATGATTTTATTAAAGAAATTTGCTTGGAAACCGCTGATGAGCATTATGGAAAAGCGGGAACAAACCATTGCAAGTAACATAGAAAATGCTGAAATTGCCAAAAACGAAGCTGAGCGCCTAGCTGCAGAACGCCAAGAAAAACTAGATAAAACGCGAGCTGAAGCAGCCACGGTCTTAAATAAAGCAAAAGCTAGTGCTGAAAGTACAGAAAAGGAACTGTTAGCAGCTGCTCAACAAGAAGTACTCCGTTTAAAAATGGATGCGAAAAAAGAAATTGAAAATGAACGACAAATGGCTTTAGCAAGTGTACGACACGATGTGAGTTCGCTTTCTATTCAAATTGCTGAAAAACTGATCAACAAAGAATTAACCAATGAAGGGCATGCCGAGTTAATAGATCAGTACATCGAAAGGCTGGCTGATACCAATGAGATTAAATAG
- the atpE gene encoding F0F1 ATP synthase subunit C → MGLIGAAIAIAGAAIGAAFGSSKVIAKTIESIARQPEMKSELQTLMYIGVGLVEAIPIMAVVIAFILVFS, encoded by the coding sequence ATGGGTTTAATTGGAGCAGCAATCGCAATCGCAGGTGCAGCTATCGGAGCAGCATTTGGTTCAAGTAAAGTTATCGCAAAAACAATCGAATCTATCGCACGTCAACCAGAAATGAAAAGTGAATTACAAACATTAATGTATATCGGTGTTGGGTTAGTTGAAGCGATTCCGATCATGGCTGTTGTTATTGCATTTATCCTTGTATTTAGTTAA
- a CDS encoding L-threonylcarbamoyladenylate synthase has product MDTKVFQLDEIEQAAALLKQGELVSFPTETVYGLGANAQNEAAVKKVYLAKGRPSDNPLIVHVSSIEEVNAYVEEIPEAAQTLMEKFWPGPLTLIFKLKPGAFADTVTAGLDSVAIRMPDNQATLALIKAAGMPLVGPSANTSGKPSPTTAQHVYHDLQGKIAGILDGGETGVGLESTVLDTTNPEAPVILRPGALTKEALEAVIGTVYVDRHLVSEEEKPKAPGMKYKHYAPDEPVIIVDGSSESWQAAIAHYQDQGEKIGLLVNETRARQFKGQVAEVFSLGKEGSVAEAAKALYAGLRFFEKTDVTLILAEAYQRDGIGDAYMNRLEKAAGHHYFND; this is encoded by the coding sequence GTGGATACTAAAGTTTTTCAGTTGGATGAAATCGAACAAGCGGCTGCCTTATTAAAGCAGGGAGAACTTGTTTCATTCCCTACTGAAACAGTTTACGGGCTTGGAGCAAATGCCCAGAATGAAGCAGCTGTCAAAAAGGTTTATTTAGCTAAAGGAAGACCAAGTGACAATCCCTTGATCGTTCATGTTTCTTCTATTGAAGAAGTGAACGCTTACGTTGAAGAAATTCCCGAAGCAGCCCAAACCTTAATGGAAAAGTTCTGGCCAGGTCCACTTACGTTGATTTTTAAACTAAAACCGGGTGCCTTTGCAGACACTGTGACGGCTGGTTTAGACAGCGTGGCTATTCGGATGCCGGATAATCAAGCGACACTTGCATTGATCAAAGCAGCCGGTATGCCATTGGTTGGTCCAAGCGCGAATACCTCCGGCAAGCCCAGCCCTACAACAGCTCAGCATGTCTACCATGATTTGCAAGGGAAAATCGCTGGTATACTGGATGGTGGCGAAACTGGGGTAGGATTGGAATCAACAGTTTTAGATACGACAAACCCTGAGGCTCCGGTTATCTTAAGACCAGGCGCGTTAACAAAAGAAGCGTTAGAAGCAGTCATTGGAACGGTTTATGTGGATCGTCATTTAGTTTCTGAGGAAGAAAAGCCTAAAGCACCTGGTATGAAATACAAGCACTATGCACCGGATGAACCGGTCATCATTGTCGATGGATCAAGCGAGAGTTGGCAAGCGGCTATTGCTCATTACCAAGATCAAGGAGAAAAAATTGGCTTGCTGGTGAATGAAACGCGTGCCCGACAATTTAAAGGACAAGTAGCAGAAGTATTTTCATTGGGAAAAGAAGGAAGCGTTGCGGAAGCTGCCAAAGCTTTATACGCCGGGCTGCGTTTTTTTGAAAAAACAGATGTAACACTTATTTTAGCAGAAGCTTATCAACGCGATGGAATAGGAGATGCCTATATGAATCGGTTAGAAAAGGCAGCAGGTCACCATTATTTTAACGATTGA
- a CDS encoding thymidine kinase, whose translation MAQLFFKYGAMNSGKTIEILKVAYNYEEQNKPVVIMTSGLDNRDEIGVVSSRIGLRREGIAIFNETDVFQTVKELDFEPACVLIDEAQFLSKEHIFQLAHIVDNLGIPVMAFGLKNDFKNELFEGSEYLLLYADKIEEMKTICWYCHRKAIMNMRLIDGKPVYAGEQIQIGGNESYFPVCRKHYFNPPLDTIEVK comes from the coding sequence ATGGCACAACTTTTTTTCAAATATGGCGCAATGAATAGTGGTAAAACTATTGAAATTCTTAAAGTTGCCTATAATTATGAAGAGCAAAATAAACCAGTCGTCATTATGACAAGCGGACTGGATAACCGTGATGAAATAGGTGTGGTTTCAAGCCGCATTGGTTTGCGACGTGAAGGCATCGCTATTTTTAACGAAACAGATGTTTTTCAAACGGTTAAAGAACTGGATTTTGAACCGGCTTGTGTTTTGATCGATGAAGCTCAATTTTTATCTAAAGAACACATTTTTCAATTGGCTCATATTGTCGATAACTTAGGCATTCCGGTAATGGCCTTTGGATTGAAAAATGATTTTAAAAATGAATTGTTCGAAGGATCAGAATATCTATTGCTTTACGCAGATAAAATAGAAGAAATGAAAACAATCTGTTGGTACTGCCACCGCAAAGCTATCATGAACATGCGCTTGATTGACGGCAAACCTGTTTATGCAGGAGAACAAATTCAAATCGGTGGAAATGAAAGTTATTTTCCAGTATGCCGAAAACACTATTTCAATCCGCCGTTAGACACCATTGAGGTAAAATAG
- the atpB gene encoding F0F1 ATP synthase subunit A, whose product MEHESPILHLFGLSFNVTNLITTVSACAIVFLVAFICTRNMKLKPTGKQNFIEWVVDFVQNIISSSMSKEQGDKFGLLGFTLIMFVFVSNMMGLPLILNVNGQQMWKSPTADPIVTLSMAFMVILLSNYFGVREQGFKNYFMNSFIRPVPFLLPIKLFEEFTNTLTLALRLYGNIYAGEILLGLIATLAQSYGVFTWIVGIPLGMVWQAFSIFIGSIQAFVFTTLTMVYISHKVEH is encoded by the coding sequence GTGGAACACGAGTCCCCGATATTACATTTATTCGGTCTGAGTTTTAATGTAACCAATTTAATTACTACTGTGTCAGCGTGTGCCATTGTTTTTCTTGTCGCTTTCATTTGTACAAGAAATATGAAGTTGAAACCTACAGGTAAGCAAAACTTTATTGAATGGGTTGTCGATTTTGTGCAAAATATTATTTCTAGTTCAATGTCGAAAGAACAAGGGGACAAATTCGGACTATTAGGCTTTACGTTAATTATGTTTGTTTTTGTTTCAAATATGATGGGGCTGCCTCTAATATTGAATGTCAATGGACAACAAATGTGGAAGAGTCCAACGGCTGATCCGATCGTAACGTTGTCGATGGCTTTTATGGTCATTCTTCTATCGAATTACTTTGGGGTACGGGAACAAGGTTTTAAGAATTACTTTATGAATAGTTTTATACGGCCCGTACCATTCTTGTTGCCGATCAAACTATTCGAAGAATTTACAAATACACTGACTTTAGCTTTACGGTTATACGGAAACATTTACGCCGGTGAAATTCTGCTAGGGTTGATCGCCACTTTAGCTCAAAGCTATGGTGTCTTTACGTGGATTGTGGGAATTCCATTAGGTATGGTTTGGCAAGCCTTCTCGATTTTTATCGGAAGTATCCAAGCCTTTGTCTTCACGACTTTAACAATGGTATACATTTCTCATAAAGTAGAGCATTAA
- the prfA gene encoding peptide chain release factor 1 codes for MFDRLASVEGRYEELNELLSDPEVVSDTKRLMKLTKEEASLRETVATYRRYKEVEKDISDTEELLGETTDSEMTEMAKEELADLKTEKVQIEEKMKVLMLPKDENDDRNIIMEIRGAAGGDEAALFAGDLFGMYQKYADAQGWRTEVLDANVTGIGGYKEVTLMITGENVYSKLKYENGAHRVQRVPSTESQGRIHTSTATVVVMPEAEEVELNIADKDIRTDIYHASGAGGQHVNKTASAVRLTHLPTGITVAMQDGRSQIQNREKAMKVLRARVYDHIHNIAQNEIDAERKSAIGTGDRSERIRTYNFPQSRVTDHRIGLTIQKLEQILNGKLDEIIDALVLHDQTEKMEQLQHEN; via the coding sequence ATGTTTGATAGATTAGCAAGCGTTGAAGGACGTTATGAAGAGCTAAACGAATTACTGAGCGATCCTGAAGTCGTGAGTGATACAAAACGTTTAATGAAACTGACCAAAGAAGAAGCAAGTTTGCGCGAAACGGTTGCTACTTACCGTCGCTATAAAGAAGTCGAAAAAGATATTTCGGACACAGAAGAGCTTTTAGGAGAAACTACAGATTCCGAAATGACCGAAATGGCTAAAGAAGAATTAGCCGATTTAAAAACTGAAAAAGTACAAATAGAAGAAAAAATGAAAGTTTTGATGCTTCCTAAAGATGAAAATGATGACCGCAATATCATCATGGAAATTCGAGGAGCAGCTGGCGGCGATGAAGCAGCTTTGTTTGCTGGCGACTTATTCGGGATGTACCAAAAATATGCGGATGCACAAGGCTGGAGAACAGAAGTTTTAGATGCGAATGTAACGGGAATAGGCGGCTATAAAGAAGTTACCTTGATGATCACTGGCGAGAACGTTTATTCGAAATTAAAGTATGAGAATGGCGCACACCGCGTACAACGCGTTCCGTCAACAGAATCTCAAGGCCGTATCCATACTTCAACTGCAACAGTAGTCGTTATGCCTGAAGCCGAAGAAGTAGAATTGAACATTGCAGACAAAGACATTCGGACAGATATTTACCATGCCAGCGGAGCTGGTGGACAACACGTCAACAAAACCGCTTCAGCTGTTCGATTGACGCATTTACCAACTGGGATTACTGTTGCGATGCAAGATGGCCGTTCACAGATCCAAAACCGTGAAAAAGCGATGAAAGTCTTGCGTGCACGTGTATACGATCATATCCATAATATTGCTCAAAATGAAATCGATGCTGAACGAAAATCAGCCATTGGAACCGGAGACCGTTCTGAACGGATTCGGACATACAATTTCCCGCAAAGTCGTGTGACAGATCACCGAATCGGGCTGACCATCCAAAAATTAGAGCAAATTTTAAATGGAAAATTGGATGAAATCATTGATGCTTTGGTATTGCATGACCAAACAGAAAAGATGGAGCAACTGCAACATGAAAATTAA
- the glyA gene encoding serine hydroxymethyltransferase, with protein sequence MDYKEFDKELFEAIDHERERQENNIELIASENFVSEGVLAAQGSILTNKYAEGYPGKRYYGGCEYIDIVENLAIDRAKELFGAEYANVQPHSGSGANMAVFNAFLAPGDVVLGMDLTHGGHLTHGSPVNFSGKTYDFVAYGVDKEAEYLDYDAVRQQALKHKPKMIIAGGSAYARKIDFAKFREIADEVGAYLMVDMAHIAGLVAAGLHQNPVPYADVVTTTTHKTLRGPRGGLILAKEQYGKALNSAIFPGIQGGPLEHVIAGKAVALKEAMMPEFKTYAAQIIKNAKAMESVFNSSAGHLVSGGTDNHLLLLEVRQFGLNGKEAEALLDKVGITVNKNTIPFETLSPFKTSGIRIGTPAITTRGFDEADSKAVAELIVAALNAKSDPEKLAEIKQTVRQLTAANPLYLTK encoded by the coding sequence ATGGATTATAAAGAATTTGATAAAGAATTATTTGAGGCAATCGATCATGAACGTGAACGTCAAGAAAATAATATCGAATTGATCGCTTCAGAAAACTTTGTTTCGGAAGGTGTGCTGGCAGCTCAAGGCAGCATTTTGACCAATAAATATGCTGAGGGATATCCTGGCAAACGCTACTATGGGGGCTGTGAATACATCGATATTGTTGAAAATCTAGCAATCGACCGCGCTAAAGAACTTTTTGGTGCTGAATATGCGAACGTGCAGCCTCATTCTGGCTCAGGAGCGAATATGGCTGTTTTCAATGCTTTTTTAGCACCTGGCGATGTGGTTTTAGGAATGGATTTGACCCATGGTGGGCACTTAACTCATGGTTCACCGGTTAACTTCAGCGGGAAAACATATGATTTTGTTGCTTATGGGGTGGACAAAGAAGCAGAATACCTTGATTATGATGCAGTACGCCAACAAGCACTGAAACATAAGCCGAAAATGATCATTGCTGGCGGCAGTGCTTATGCCAGAAAAATAGATTTTGCTAAGTTTCGTGAAATAGCAGATGAAGTTGGGGCTTATTTGATGGTTGATATGGCTCATATCGCTGGATTAGTGGCTGCAGGGTTGCACCAAAACCCTGTTCCTTATGCAGATGTTGTGACCACCACAACTCATAAAACCCTGAGAGGTCCGCGCGGCGGATTGATATTAGCTAAAGAACAATATGGAAAAGCGTTAAATAGTGCTATTTTTCCTGGTATTCAAGGCGGTCCATTGGAACACGTGATTGCTGGAAAAGCCGTAGCTTTAAAAGAAGCAATGATGCCAGAGTTTAAAACATACGCAGCACAAATCATTAAAAATGCAAAAGCAATGGAAAGTGTCTTTAATTCATCGGCTGGTCACTTAGTAAGTGGCGGGACCGATAACCATTTATTGCTATTAGAAGTGAGACAATTTGGTTTGAACGGGAAAGAAGCGGAAGCGTTGTTAGATAAAGTCGGAATCACAGTGAACAAAAACACGATTCCGTTTGAAACGTTGAGCCCTTTCAAAACCAGCGGGATTCGTATTGGAACGCCAGCTATTACGACACGTGGTTTTGATGAAGCCGATTCTAAAGCCGTGGCAGAATTGATTGTGGCTGCTTTGAATGCTAAATCCGACCCTGAGAAGCTTGCTGAAATCAAACAGACTGTACGTCAGTTGACAGCAGCTAACCCTTTGTACCTGACAAAATAA
- a CDS encoding type 1 glutamine amidotransferase: MVELKVCHLYGNLLNTYGDNGNLLMLQHRAKQHGITFDTEIVSLDQPFDPAKYDLVFFGGGQDFEQRIVSKDLQNKKEDITTYIEKDGVMVGICGGFQLLGHYYVDAAGNKIEGAGALDHYTLNQENNRFIGDIVIKNDEFGETYKGFENHNGRTFLGENVKPLGIVEIGQGNNGEDKTEGAHYKQTYCSYLHGPLLVRNVTLTDRILKEAVKKRFPQEAETLFT; encoded by the coding sequence ATGGTTGAATTAAAAGTTTGTCATCTTTATGGAAATTTACTGAACACATATGGCGATAACGGCAATTTATTGATGCTCCAACACCGTGCCAAACAGCATGGCATTACTTTTGATACTGAAATCGTTAGTTTAGATCAGCCTTTTGATCCAGCTAAATACGATTTGGTTTTCTTTGGCGGCGGTCAAGATTTTGAGCAGCGTATCGTTTCAAAAGACTTGCAAAACAAAAAAGAAGACATCACAACTTATATTGAAAAAGATGGCGTAATGGTCGGCATTTGCGGCGGTTTCCAATTGTTAGGGCATTATTATGTCGATGCTGCCGGCAATAAAATCGAAGGCGCCGGTGCTTTAGATCACTACACACTCAATCAAGAAAACAATCGTTTCATTGGCGATATCGTGATTAAAAACGATGAGTTTGGTGAAACGTACAAAGGCTTTGAAAATCACAACGGCCGAACTTTCTTAGGTGAGAATGTCAAACCTTTGGGCATCGTTGAAATCGGACAAGGCAACAACGGCGAAGACAAAACGGAAGGTGCTCATTACAAACAAACGTATTGTTCTTATCTGCACGGACCGCTCTTGGTGCGCAACGTAACCTTAACAGACCGTATTTTAAAAGAAGCTGTTAAGAAACGCTTTCCGCAAGAAGCCGAAACGTTATTCACTTAA
- the manA gene encoding mannose-6-phosphate isomerase, class I, whose amino-acid sequence MNEPLFLKAVLQEKIWGGTKLKDVFGYDLPSDKVGECWAISAHPNGPSTILNGPYQGMTLAEVWEKHRDVFGNAKGDVFPLLTKILDANDDLSVQVHPDDAYGLAHEGELGKTECWYVIDADEGAEIIYGHHAQTKEELETMIREGKWNDLLRRIKVKKGDFFFVPSGTIHAIGAGIMILETQQSSDTTYRVYDYDRKGDDGKPRELHIQQSVDVTTVPHVDAASDIKTEKLENVEITSYIKTDFFDVYQWKITGKAAFEATAPYTLVSVLEGEGTLSVEAGDYPLHKGTHFILPNEIKNWSIDGTLQIIASTP is encoded by the coding sequence ATGAATGAACCATTGTTTCTGAAAGCTGTTTTACAAGAGAAGATTTGGGGCGGTACAAAATTAAAAGATGTCTTCGGGTATGATTTGCCCAGTGACAAAGTCGGCGAATGTTGGGCTATTAGTGCTCATCCGAACGGACCGAGTACAATACTGAACGGTCCTTACCAAGGAATGACCTTAGCGGAAGTATGGGAAAAGCATCGCGATGTTTTCGGCAATGCCAAAGGAGACGTTTTTCCATTACTAACTAAAATATTAGACGCGAACGATGATTTATCAGTACAAGTTCATCCAGACGATGCTTATGGTTTGGCGCATGAAGGTGAATTAGGGAAAACGGAATGCTGGTATGTGATCGATGCCGATGAAGGAGCAGAAATCATTTACGGGCATCATGCTCAAACAAAAGAAGAATTGGAAACAATGATTCGTGAAGGCAAGTGGAATGATTTGTTGCGCCGCATCAAAGTGAAAAAAGGCGACTTTTTCTTTGTACCAAGTGGAACCATCCATGCCATCGGGGCTGGGATCATGATTCTGGAAACTCAACAATCCAGTGATACGACTTATCGTGTTTATGACTACGACCGTAAAGGCGATGATGGAAAACCAAGAGAATTGCACATTCAACAATCTGTTGATGTGACGACCGTCCCGCATGTCGATGCTGCATCAGACATTAAAACAGAAAAGTTGGAAAATGTTGAAATCACAAGTTATATAAAAACTGATTTTTTTGATGTTTACCAATGGAAAATTACAGGGAAAGCAGCATTTGAAGCTACAGCACCTTATACATTAGTGAGCGTTTTAGAAGGCGAGGGAACGCTGTCAGTTGAAGCAGGCGATTACCCATTACACAAAGGAACGCATTTCATTTTACCAAATGAAATCAAAAACTGGTCAATTGACGGCACTTTGCAAATTATTGCCTCTACACCATGA
- the prmC gene encoding peptide chain release factor N(5)-glutamine methyltransferase, with amino-acid sequence MKINETYREVLKWASSFLEDSGHEGIAAELLLRGRLDWTKTDFILQLNEQIPEEIKQQLIADVTQHSQGIPIQHLLGYESFYNYRFKVTADTLIPRPETEEIVDIFLHQAPERPLKVLDIGTGTGVIAITIKKERPQDDVTAVDLSAKALAVAKENAVALGADVQLLTGDLTAPVKNQQFDVVISNPPYIAEEEQVYMDKSVLTHEPKMALFAENHGLAIYQRLAEEIPAVLKPTGQIFLEIGFRQGAAVKAIFKTAFPNADITIKKDMSGQDRLVQVLLA; translated from the coding sequence ATGAAAATTAATGAAACCTACCGAGAGGTCCTGAAATGGGCTTCTTCTTTTTTAGAAGATTCTGGTCACGAAGGTATTGCAGCTGAGTTGTTGCTGAGAGGACGTTTGGACTGGACAAAAACAGATTTTATTTTACAGTTGAATGAACAAATCCCAGAAGAGATAAAACAACAATTAATAGCAGATGTTACCCAGCATAGCCAAGGGATTCCTATCCAGCATCTTTTAGGCTATGAATCGTTTTATAATTATCGGTTTAAAGTAACCGCGGACACATTGATTCCGCGTCCTGAAACAGAGGAAATCGTCGATATCTTTTTGCACCAAGCACCTGAGCGTCCGTTAAAGGTATTGGATATTGGCACGGGAACGGGAGTTATTGCGATCACAATCAAAAAAGAACGACCGCAAGATGATGTAACAGCTGTTGATTTGTCAGCGAAGGCTTTAGCGGTCGCCAAAGAAAATGCTGTTGCCTTAGGAGCAGATGTCCAGTTATTGACAGGAGATTTAACGGCTCCAGTAAAAAATCAGCAATTTGATGTGGTGATTTCTAATCCGCCGTACATTGCTGAAGAGGAGCAGGTGTATATGGATAAATCCGTTTTAACTCATGAACCTAAAATGGCTTTATTTGCTGAAAATCATGGTCTGGCTATTTATCAAAGATTGGCTGAGGAAATTCCAGCTGTTTTAAAACCTACGGGACAAATTTTTTTAGAAATAGGATTTAGACAAGGAGCAGCAGTCAAAGCTATTTTTAAAACGGCTTTTCCAAATGCGGACATCACGATTAAGAAAGACATGAGTGGTCAAGATCGTTTGGTCCAAGTTCTCTTGGCGTAA